A portion of the Carya illinoinensis cultivar Pawnee chromosome 11, C.illinoinensisPawnee_v1, whole genome shotgun sequence genome contains these proteins:
- the LOC122282420 gene encoding probable protein phosphatase 2C 80 yields the protein MVAGAYYIPKKKPGSTTDQGEDAYFLSEEKGAIGVADGVGSWILQGVDSGVYARQLMNNAFEAIVSMEPDDGNVDDRIMKRVLDQAFSNTNARGSSTACIIKLIDNCLHVANVGDSGFLLIKKAGDMQKSEIQQHYPNCPFQLGLTNDTPDSALIFTIEVESGDILVVGTDGLFDNMFDEEIRDVVKMAAEVGCTPQQVAWAVAEHAYDKSTNKTAYTPFMQDSLASGRRFFGGKVDDITVIVANFVDA from the exons ATGGTTGCCGGAGCATACTACATACCAAAGAAAAAACCAGGCTCTACAACTGATCAAGGCGAGGACGCCTACTTCCTCTCTGAAGAAAAAGGAGCCATTGGTGTGGCCGATGGGGTGGGTAGCTGGATCCTCCAGGGCGTGGACTCCGGAGTATATGCCCGGCAGCTCATGAATAACGCTTTCGAGGCTATCGTATCAATGGAGCCAGACGACGGAAACGTAGATGATCGGATCATGAAAAGAGTTTTGGATCAAGCTTTCTCAAACACCAACGCCAGAGGGTCGTCAACGGCTTGCATAATCAAACTCATAGACAAT TGCTTGCATGTAGCGAACGTGGGAGATAGTGGGTTTTTGTTGATTAAAAAGGCAGGAGATATGCAGAAATCGGAGATTCAACAACATTATCCCAACTGTCCATTTCAGCTGGGACTAACAAATGATACCCCCGATTCAGCACTG ATATTTACGATCGAGGTAGAATCAGGAGACATCCTAGTAGTCGGCACGGACGGGCTGTTTGATAACATGTTTGACGAGGAAATTAGGGATGTTGTAAAAATGGCGGCTGAGGTGGGATGCACTCCACAGCAGGTGGCTTGGGCGGTAGCCGAGCATGCTTATGACAAATCTACGAATAAAACAGCCTATACACCATTTATGCAAGATTCTTTAGCCTCTGGAAGAAGATTTTTTGGTGGCAAAGTCGATGATATAACTGTTATTGTTGCTAATTTTGTTGATGCTTAG
- the LOC122283016 gene encoding RNA polymerase II transcriptional coactivator KELP-like, producing MEPEIQERIENTVRRILKGSDMEEMTEHKIRKQASAELDLDLSEPPYKAFVKQIVQSFLEQQVEEEEEEEEEEGGGGERRKEYDDEGNLIICRLSEKRRVTVQDFRGKTLVSIREYYKKDGKELPTSKGISLTEEQWSAFKKNVPDIEKAIRKMESR from the exons ATGGAACCCGAAATCCAGGAGCGAATCGAAAATACAGTTCGGAGGATTCTTAAAGGGTCCGACATGGAGGAGATGACGGAACACAAGATCCGCAAGCAGGCATCGGCTGAGCTCGACCTCGACCTTTCCGAGCCGCCTTACAAGGCATTTGTCAAGCAGATCGTCCAGTCCTTCCTCGAGCaacaagtagaagaagaagaagaagaggaagaagaagaaggaggaggaggagaacgCCGTAAGGAGTACGATGATGAAGGCAATCTGATCATTTGTAGG TTGTCAGAGAAGAGAAGGGTAACGGTCCAAGATTTCCGGGGAAAAACTTTGGTGTCCATTAGGGAGTACTACAAAAAAGATGGCAAAGAGCTTCCTACTTCTAAAG GAATAAGTTTGACAGAGGAGCAATGGTCAGCCTTCAAGAAGAATGTACCTGACATCGAGAAAGCCATTAGGAAGATGGAGTCTAGGTAA
- the LOC122281587 gene encoding F-box protein SKIP8-like, whose translation MEIGTTLITVVSSQPFLVASIITALSLFLARFAIRSVRFPNLKSPQSDGRDSAASPKKVCNCVCSCNSGLGAPDSATTGAPYVNGGTAQMVEKASSVAVAERLSGASMMEQLVPEITTHALSYLDYPSLCRLSMTNSLMRKAANDDNAWKALYHKDFTLEQDSVTPANGWKAYYAATRAIVRNNAEFFNIIKERSVPAMSHFWLNADYVKCVHASGELFSGYNAVIQSWQLAFNWEHGVNFQVRDVRARVLTDMAWVTMKTFVDIDAGPFNVTNVFELHNGRWYMVHHHSSMEVEAQIVHA comes from the exons ATGGAGATTGGCACTACTCTTATTACCGTCGTCTCATCCCAACCGTTCCTTGTAGCCTCAATAATCACCGCGCTCTCTCTGTTTCTCGCCCGCTTCGCCATCCGATCAGTCCGGTTCCCCAATTTAAAATCTCCTCAATCGGACGGTAGGGACTCCGCCGCGTCTCCTAAGAAGGTTTGTAATTGCGTTTGCTCTTGTAACTCTGGTCTTGGGGCTCCGGATTCGGCAACGACGGGTGCTCCGTACGTGAACGGTGGGACAGCGCAGATGGTCGAGAAGGCGTCTTCAGTAGCGGTGGCGGAGCGGCTTTCGGGCGCGTCGATGATGGAGCAGCTGGTGCCGGAGATTACAACGCACGCGCTGAGCTACTTAGACTACCCGAGTCTCTGCCGCCTCTCGATGACCAATTCGCTCATGCGAAAGGCCGCCAACGATGACAATGCGTGGAAAGCGCTTTATCACAAG GACTTTACATTAGAACAGGATAGCGTGACACCTGCAAATGGGTGGAAGGCTTACTATGCGGCTACCAGAGCCATTGTTCGTAATAATGCCGAATTCTTTAACATTATCAAAGAAAGGTCTGTTCCAGCAATGAGTCACTTTTGGCTAAATGCAGATTATGTAAAGTGCGTTCACGCCTCAGGAGAACTCTTTTCAGG GTATAATGCTGTAATACAGAGTTGGCAGCTTGCATTTAATTGGGAACACGGTGTCAACTTCCAAGTTCGGGATGTACGGGCACGGGTTCTGACAGACATGGCTTGGGTTACCATGAAAACTTTCGTTGACATTGATGCTGGGCCATTCAACGTGACGAATGTCTTTGAACTCCATAATGGGCGATGGTACATGGTGCATCATCACAGCTCGATGGAGGTCGAGGCTCAAATTGTGCATGCATAA
- the LOC122281586 gene encoding probable inactive ATP-dependent zinc metalloprotease FTSHI 1, chloroplastic isoform X1, giving the protein MASIDILSTHRVHLPKPCIQLRRSHPVSCPILIHPKTSNFTRKNPIHARFLLGSFTVFCKKNSESSSQVGEASATTKDDFVTRVLKDNPSQVEPKYRIGKKLYTLKEKEDLSRISKLNFIELLSKRLNLKLKSKKESEEGRNETGVGDKAVYLKDILREHRGKLYVPEQIFGTAMSDEEMFDRDLELLPRMSFENFQKAMMSDKVKSLTSKEDTGMPYGNRYRNFIVELKEIAGDKSLHRTKWVMRLDENESAALLEEYTGPLYEIERHTTYLMGKVPEYPHPVASSVSSRMMVELGMLTLVIAVAAAVIGGFLASAVFAVTSFIFAATVFVVWPIVRPFLKIFLGLLLGIFERVWDNVIDLSSDGGVFSKISEFYTFGGLSASLEVLKPIIIVLLTMVLLVRFTLSRRPKNFRKWDLWQGIDFSRSKAEARVDGSTGVKFSDVAGIDEAVEELQELVRYLKNPELFDKMGIKPPHGVLLEGPPGCGKTLVAKAIAGEAGVPFYQMAGSEFVEVLVGVGSARIRDLFMRAKVNKPSVIFIDEIDALATRRQGIFKESTDYLYNAATQERETTLNQLLIELDGFDTGKGVIFLGATNRRDLLDPALLRPGRFDRKIRIRPPNAKGRLDILKIHASKVKMSETVDLSICAQNLPGWTGARLAQLVQEAALVAVRKGHQSILQSDVDDAADRLTVGPKRVGIELGHQGQCRRATTEVGVAMTSHLLRRYDNAKVEFCDRISIVPRGQTLSQLVFHRLDDESYIFERQPQLLHRLQVFLGGRAAEEVIYGRDTSRASVGYLADASWLARKILTIWNLENPMVIHGEPPPWKKGVKFVGPRLDFEGSLYDDYGLIEPPVNFNLDDQIAQRTEELIRNMYERTVSLLRRHHAALLKAVKVLLEQKEISGEELDFILNKYPPQTPISNLLEEENPGSLPFVNQERKLELEYARLTTSQGET; this is encoded by the exons ATGGCCTCCATTGACATTCTCTCTACCCATAGGGTTCACCTTCCTAAACCCTGCATCCAACTCAGAAGATCACACCCAGTCTCTTGCCCCATTTTAATTCACCCAAAAACTTCGAATTTCACTCGAAAAAATCCAATTCATGCGAGATTTCTTCTTGGTTCGTTCACAGTCTTTTGCAAGAAAAATTCGGAGTCCTCGTCACAGGTCGGTGAGGCTAGCGCAACCACCAAAGATGATTTTGTGACCCGGGTTTTGAAGGATAACCCAAGCCAGGTTGAGCCCAAGTACCGAATTGGCAAAAAGTTGTACACTTTAAAAGAAAAGGAGGATTTGAGCAGGATTTCCAAATTgaattttattgaattattgTCGAAAAGGTTGAATTTGAAGCTGAAGTCTAAGAAAGAGAGCGAGGAAGGTCGAAATGAGACTGGAGTAGGGGATAAGGCTGTGTATTTGAAAGATATTCTGAGGGAGCATAGAGGCAAGCTCTATGTGCCCGAGCAGATTTTTGGGACGGCAATGTCAGATGAGGAGATGTTCGATAGGGATTTGGAGTTGTTGCCAAGAATGAGCTTCGAGAATTTTCAGAAAGCGATGATGAGTGATAAAGTTAAGTCGTTGACTTCAAAGGAGGATACCGGTATGCCATATGGTAACCGTTACAGGAATTTCATTGTGGAGTTGAAAGAAATAGCGGGTGATAAGAGCTTGCATAGAACTAAATG GGTTATGAGGCTGGATGAGAATGAAAGTGCAGCTCTTTTGGAGGAGTACACTGGTCCGCTATATGAAATTGAGAGGCACACTACg TATTTGATGGGAAAAGTACCAGAGTACCCTCATCCTGTGGCGTCTTCTGTGTCTAGCAGAATGATGGTAGAGCTTGGAATGTTGACGTTGGTGATAGCTGTTGCAGCAGCTGTTATTGGGGGGTTTCTGGCTTCTGCTGTGTTTGCTGTTACCAGTTTCATCTTTGCAGCAACCGTATTTGTTGTATGGCCTATTGTCAGACCATTTCTGAAGATTTTTCTTGGTCTCTTATTGGGAATTTTTGAGAGAGTTTGGGATAATGTTATTGATCTTTCAAGTGATGGCGGGGTTTTCTCCAAGATCTCTGAATTTTACACTTTTGGCGGTCTGTCTGCCAGCCTTGAGGTGTTAAAACCAATCATTATAGTCCTTTTGACTATGGTCCTTCTTGTCCGTTTCACACTTTCAAGAAGACCTAAGAACTTCAGGAAGTGG GATCTGTGGCAAGGGATTGATTTTTCACGATCTAAAGCGGAAGCTCGAGTTGAT GGTTCAACTGGAGTTAAGTTTAGTGATGTGGCAGGGATAGACGAGGCAGTAGAGGAACTCCAAGAG TTGGTGAGGTACTTGAAGAACCCAGAACTGTTTGATAAGATGGGGATAAAACCTCCACATGGAGTTCTTTTGGAGGGCCCCCCTGGATGTGGAAAG ACCCTTGTTGCTAAGGCCATAGCTGGTGAAGCTGGCGTTCCGTTTTACCAAATGGCTGGATCTGAATTTGTTGAAGTTTTAGTTGGTGTTGGTTCTGCTCGTATTAGGGATCTATTTATGCGAGCCAAG GTAAATAAACCATCGGTTATATTCATTGATGAAATTGATGCATTGGCAACTAG GCGTCAAGGAATTTTCAAGGAATCTACAGACTACCTCTATAATGCGGCCACTCAAGAGAGGGAAACAACATTGAACCAACTCTTGATAGAGCTTGATGGGTTTGATACTGGTAAAGGTGTTATATTTTTAGGTGCTACAAATCGTAGGGATTTGTTAGATCCTGCACTTCTTCGACCTGGCCGATTTGATCGCAAG ATAAGAATTCGTCCTCCTAATGCTAAAGGGAGATTGGATATTCTGAAAATTCATGCAAGCAAAGTGAAAATGTCAGAGACTGTTGATTTATCCATCTGTGCACAGAACCTGCCTG GATGGACGGGAGCAAGGTTGGCCCAGCTGGTCCAAGAGGCTGCTCTCGTGGCAGTCAGGAAAGGGCATCAATCAATTCTTCAGTCAGATGTGGATGATGCAGCTGACAGACTTACGGTAGGACCCAAACGTGTTGGAATAGAGCTAGGTCATCAGGGACAATGCCGTAGGGCTACTACTGAAGTGGGAGTCGCAATGACATCTCATCTGCTGAGACGATATGATAATGCAAAAGTTGAATTCTGTGATCGCATTTCAATTGTCCCTCGTGGTCAG ACATTATCTCAACTTGTATTTCATCGACTTGATGACGAATCGTACATATTTGAACGCCAACCTCAACTGCTGCATCGCCTTCAG GTTTTTCTAGGAGGCAGGGCTGCCGAAGAGGTCATCTATGGACGGGACACATCGAGGGCATCAGTTGGCTACCTTGCAGATGCATCTTGGCTTGCTCGTAAAATTTTAACTAT ATGGAACTTGGAGAACCCAATGGTCATACATGGGGAACCACCACCTTGGAAAAAGGGTGTCAAATTTGTAGGACCCAGGCTGGACTTTGAAGGATCACTTTATGATGACTATGGACTGATTGAACCCCCCGTCAACTTCAATTTAGATGATCAAATTGCACAGAGAACAGAAGAGCTAATAAGGAACATGTATGAAAGGACGGTTTCTTTGCTTAGGAGGCACCATGCAGCTTTGCTCAAAGCTGTGAAG GTTCTTCTCGAGCAGAAAGAAATCAGTGGGGAAGAACTTGATTTCATCTTGAACAAATACCCTCCACAAACGCCTATAAGTAATCTTTTGGAGGAGGAAAATCCTGGAAGCCTTCCATTCGTCAATCAAGAACGAAAGCTCGAGTTAGAGTATGCCCGGCTAACCACATCACAAGGAGAAACCTAG
- the LOC122281586 gene encoding probable inactive ATP-dependent zinc metalloprotease FTSHI 1, chloroplastic isoform X2 — MASIDILSTHRVHLPKPCIQLRRSHPVSCPILIHPKTSNFTRKNPIHARFLLGSFTVFCKKNSESSSQVGEASATTKDDFVTRVLKDNPSQVEPKYRIGKKLYTLKEKEDLSRISKLNFIELLSKRLNLKLKSKKESEEGRNETGVGDKAVYLKDILREHRGKLYVPEQIFGTAMSDEEMFDRDLELLPRMSFENFQKAMMSDKVKSLTSKEDTGMPYGNRYRNFIVELKEIAGDKSLHRTKWVMRLDENESAALLEEYTGPLYEIERHTTYLMGKVPEYPHPVASSVSSRMMVELGMLTLVIAVAAAVIGGFLASAVFAVTSFIFAATVFVVWPIVRPFLKIFLGLLLGIFERVWDNVIDLSSDGGVFSKISEFYTFGGLSASLEVLKPIIIVLLTMVLLVRFTLSRRPKNFRKWDLWQGIDFSRSKAEARVDGSTGVKFSDVAGIDEAVEELQELVRYLKNPELFDKMGIKPPHGVLLEGPPGCGKTLVAKAIAGEAGVPFYQMAGSEFVEVLVGVGSARIRDLFMRAKVNKPSVIFIDEIDALATRRQGIFKESTDYLYNAATQERETTLNQLLIELDGFDTGKGVIFLGATNRRDLLDPALLRPGRFDRKIRIRPPNAKGRLDILKIHASKVKMSETVDLSICAQNLPGWTGARLAQLVQEAALVAVRKGHQSILQSDVDDAADRLTVGPKRVGIELGHQGQCRRATTEVGVAMTSHLLRRYDNAKVEFCDRISIVPRGQTLSQLVFHRLDDESYIFERQPQLLHRLQVFLGGRAAEEVIYGRDTSRASVGYLADASWLAHGTWRTQWSYMGNHHLGKRVSNL, encoded by the exons ATGGCCTCCATTGACATTCTCTCTACCCATAGGGTTCACCTTCCTAAACCCTGCATCCAACTCAGAAGATCACACCCAGTCTCTTGCCCCATTTTAATTCACCCAAAAACTTCGAATTTCACTCGAAAAAATCCAATTCATGCGAGATTTCTTCTTGGTTCGTTCACAGTCTTTTGCAAGAAAAATTCGGAGTCCTCGTCACAGGTCGGTGAGGCTAGCGCAACCACCAAAGATGATTTTGTGACCCGGGTTTTGAAGGATAACCCAAGCCAGGTTGAGCCCAAGTACCGAATTGGCAAAAAGTTGTACACTTTAAAAGAAAAGGAGGATTTGAGCAGGATTTCCAAATTgaattttattgaattattgTCGAAAAGGTTGAATTTGAAGCTGAAGTCTAAGAAAGAGAGCGAGGAAGGTCGAAATGAGACTGGAGTAGGGGATAAGGCTGTGTATTTGAAAGATATTCTGAGGGAGCATAGAGGCAAGCTCTATGTGCCCGAGCAGATTTTTGGGACGGCAATGTCAGATGAGGAGATGTTCGATAGGGATTTGGAGTTGTTGCCAAGAATGAGCTTCGAGAATTTTCAGAAAGCGATGATGAGTGATAAAGTTAAGTCGTTGACTTCAAAGGAGGATACCGGTATGCCATATGGTAACCGTTACAGGAATTTCATTGTGGAGTTGAAAGAAATAGCGGGTGATAAGAGCTTGCATAGAACTAAATG GGTTATGAGGCTGGATGAGAATGAAAGTGCAGCTCTTTTGGAGGAGTACACTGGTCCGCTATATGAAATTGAGAGGCACACTACg TATTTGATGGGAAAAGTACCAGAGTACCCTCATCCTGTGGCGTCTTCTGTGTCTAGCAGAATGATGGTAGAGCTTGGAATGTTGACGTTGGTGATAGCTGTTGCAGCAGCTGTTATTGGGGGGTTTCTGGCTTCTGCTGTGTTTGCTGTTACCAGTTTCATCTTTGCAGCAACCGTATTTGTTGTATGGCCTATTGTCAGACCATTTCTGAAGATTTTTCTTGGTCTCTTATTGGGAATTTTTGAGAGAGTTTGGGATAATGTTATTGATCTTTCAAGTGATGGCGGGGTTTTCTCCAAGATCTCTGAATTTTACACTTTTGGCGGTCTGTCTGCCAGCCTTGAGGTGTTAAAACCAATCATTATAGTCCTTTTGACTATGGTCCTTCTTGTCCGTTTCACACTTTCAAGAAGACCTAAGAACTTCAGGAAGTGG GATCTGTGGCAAGGGATTGATTTTTCACGATCTAAAGCGGAAGCTCGAGTTGAT GGTTCAACTGGAGTTAAGTTTAGTGATGTGGCAGGGATAGACGAGGCAGTAGAGGAACTCCAAGAG TTGGTGAGGTACTTGAAGAACCCAGAACTGTTTGATAAGATGGGGATAAAACCTCCACATGGAGTTCTTTTGGAGGGCCCCCCTGGATGTGGAAAG ACCCTTGTTGCTAAGGCCATAGCTGGTGAAGCTGGCGTTCCGTTTTACCAAATGGCTGGATCTGAATTTGTTGAAGTTTTAGTTGGTGTTGGTTCTGCTCGTATTAGGGATCTATTTATGCGAGCCAAG GTAAATAAACCATCGGTTATATTCATTGATGAAATTGATGCATTGGCAACTAG GCGTCAAGGAATTTTCAAGGAATCTACAGACTACCTCTATAATGCGGCCACTCAAGAGAGGGAAACAACATTGAACCAACTCTTGATAGAGCTTGATGGGTTTGATACTGGTAAAGGTGTTATATTTTTAGGTGCTACAAATCGTAGGGATTTGTTAGATCCTGCACTTCTTCGACCTGGCCGATTTGATCGCAAG ATAAGAATTCGTCCTCCTAATGCTAAAGGGAGATTGGATATTCTGAAAATTCATGCAAGCAAAGTGAAAATGTCAGAGACTGTTGATTTATCCATCTGTGCACAGAACCTGCCTG GATGGACGGGAGCAAGGTTGGCCCAGCTGGTCCAAGAGGCTGCTCTCGTGGCAGTCAGGAAAGGGCATCAATCAATTCTTCAGTCAGATGTGGATGATGCAGCTGACAGACTTACGGTAGGACCCAAACGTGTTGGAATAGAGCTAGGTCATCAGGGACAATGCCGTAGGGCTACTACTGAAGTGGGAGTCGCAATGACATCTCATCTGCTGAGACGATATGATAATGCAAAAGTTGAATTCTGTGATCGCATTTCAATTGTCCCTCGTGGTCAG ACATTATCTCAACTTGTATTTCATCGACTTGATGACGAATCGTACATATTTGAACGCCAACCTCAACTGCTGCATCGCCTTCAG GTTTTTCTAGGAGGCAGGGCTGCCGAAGAGGTCATCTATGGACGGGACACATCGAGGGCATCAGTTGGCTACCTTGCAGATGCATCTTGGCTTGCTC ATGGAACTTGGAGAACCCAATGGTCATACATGGGGAACCACCACCTTGGAAAAAGGGTGTCAAATTTGTAG